From the genome of Henningerozyma blattae CBS 6284 chromosome 8, complete genome:
tagtagtagtagtattatTGCAACAGATAGTAGGGGATGTGTTCAATGCGATGATTCTTTAACGTGCCCTGAGTGTGGTGACGATGAATATTGTGCCATCACATCATTAACATGCTCGGCATGTCCTGTTACATATTGTGCTAAACGAGTTACTGGGACTAATTCTACGAGCAATTCTACCAACTCTACAAGTACCTCAAAAAACTCAAAGGATAATAAATCGTCACATTTAAATGCGATAATTGGTGGTTCATTAGGTGGaggattattttttttattttgtttattgataatgttagtttatatattctattgGAGACCAAGAATGCGGAAAAAGAGAGATCGTGAAAAGGCATTATTAGAGTCTATGGGGTTCGAATATGATGGTAAGGATAATATATTCATGGATGATATAGCTATCATTGGATCTGacgaagatgatgatgatgaggaCGAAGACGAGGATGAGGACGAGGACGAAGAGGTAGATGAAGCAAATGGACTAATTACTAAACTGGATGGAACTGAATTCGATACAGTAGATATGGGTAGTAATACCGAAGTATTAACAATGAATGATATTACAACAGATCAAAATTCCATTTTACcaagattgaaaaatattaatagaacTCAATATGAATTTAGACCTCCAATAATACACACTGTAGCAGGTATGAAACAACCTAATTATCTAATGGTCAACGGTAATAGAGGCAGTATGTCAACAATAAATACCAAGGCATCTTCGAACGTATTACCTATCGGGTATGTTCCAGGTGTTACTATCAGCCATTCTGGGTCATATCGACTACGCAAGAATGCGGCAAGAGCTGATGGGCCAGGAAATGGTAATTATGATATCATGTCACATATTACCCTCGGGTCATCtatatttgaagatattgaCGCTACCACACAAAATGACAACAAGAgcaatacaaataataataatagtaataataacaatggtAACTTGGATATCGTTGATAtgaatattgatattgataacGCAAAAGATCAAGAAACCTCCAAGGAAAATGTTGAAGATAAAGAGACGAATAGACTAACCACTGCAATCAAAGCGAAGCCAAGATTAGTACAAAtatctgaagaagaagaaggtGGAGAAGAAAAAGGAGGTAGCAATGACTCTTTAGAGGAAAAAGTCGGCAGTGGTGCTGTAGAACaagaagaattgaaaagCACACGGGGTAGAAGCACAATCCAGGAAGATGACGAGGGAAGCtttatattagaatttggCGTTGATGATTCCATTATTAATGGTGTAAGCGATAACACCAAACAAGGATAAAAGTTGGATCCACTTGTACGCATAATTTGCCAGGTGAATACCAAGCATATAATCGATGTCCTTATATATTGTGTTTACCCCACCGAAATTGTATAATTCCATAGACTTGTATTCCATATATATGTAACTTAGAATCTTGTAATCCTTATTCAATACGATCTACGATTCAGCACGATCTATGATCCAACTCGATCTCTACCCCTCCTCAACCGGTAATAAAATTCACGACGAAACAAGACATGTTAAATAGGACTTTGTCTCACCACTACTCCTCCGCCGAAACATCATAACACCGTTGCTGTCATAGCGACGGATAAAGCTATTGGTCACCCGGTCAGACGGGAATAAACTCTAAGATACAAGATATCTACACGTTGGACCCAAAGATATAGGATATAATCCATAACCTACAAAAGAAACGGCAGGTGGTGTGCCAGCGCGGTCCTATACTGTCGTACAATGTGACACCGTTGCCTTGTGAAACATACCCTATTTCATACCAGCACGGGTAGCCTAGTTTAGCCTATTGTATCGCCTACTGTATCCTACTGTATGTCCTACTGTATGTCCTACTGTATAGCCTGCTGTATACCTACAGTACTCATCGATACTGTACGTTCGCAACTTCGTTGTTTCAAACAGTATGACAATCTCATGCTATTAAAACTAATCATGATACTATGCTCACGTCTATACTATTATAAAGCTAATGTGCTGTTAATGCTAATACCACTCCCAACTATTCTGTCAATACTTTCGGGGTTATAATCTGTATGCTCTTGCCGTATAAGTCCGCCCGTATAGTGGCCactaattatttaattatcaatttccgttttttgtttgtgcccgaaaattgaaattttcacACGCAAAACACGTCATGGGTTATTGAAAAAGCAATGAGTCTAATTGTAACCATTtggaaatttcaaatttcaaatttcgattctttttttctttctttttcgATCCATCCTCATAATCCAGTTTCTAAGTAATAGTTTCAATTGATGTCAATTCGTTTcaaagatgaattaaatcTCGTTCTgcatatataaataactGTTTGTACCCTCACTTTGCATATTCTTTGTCTCCCTGTTATAAAGTTTTATTTACTCTTTTCTCCGTCCCTTCTCCCCCTATCATATCTTGAGGTTTACTGTTTAgttaaattctttttttgacTACTTCAATCTCTCTCTATCTCTCTTGAAacttttgatattttccTCATATCAAGGAACCTAAACTTTCACCCAAAACCTTAACTTCAAATAACCATGACTCAAATAGATAAATTTACTGACGTTGATAAATTAGCTGTCTCCACTATTCGATTATTGGCTGTGGATCAAGTTGCCTCTGCCAACTCTGGTCATCCAGGGGCTCCATTAGGTATGGCTCCAGCCGCTCATGTTCTTTTCACCCAAATGAGAATGAATCCAAAGAACCCAGACTGGATCAATAGAGATAGATTTGTCTTATCTAATGGTCACGCTGTAGCTTTATTATACTCCATGCTACATTTATCTGGTTACAACTATTCCATTGAAGATTTAAAGCAATTTAGACATTTGAACTCAAAGACCCCAGGTCATCcagaatttgaattggaaGGTGTTGAAGTCACCACTGGTCCATTGGGTCAAGGTATCTCTAGTGCTGTTGGTTTAGCTATTGCTCAAGCTAACTTGGCTGCTACCTACAACAAGCCAGATTTTGTATTATCAGACAATTACACTTACGTTTTCTTAGGTGATGGTTGTTTGGAAGAAGGTATTTCTTCAGAAGCTTCCTCTTTGGCTGGTCATTTAAGATTGGGTAATTTGATTGCTATCTATGATGACAACAAGATTACTATCGATGGTGCCACCAACGTTTcttttgaagaagatgtaGCAAAGAGATATGAAGCTTACGGTTGGGAAGTCTTATACGTCGAAAATGGTAACGAAGATTTAAATGGTATTTACAATGCTATTCAACAAGctaaattatctaaagaTAAGCcaactttaattaaaatgtCCACCACCATTGGGTTCGGTTCCTTAGCTGCCGGCTCTCATGCTGTCCACGGTTCTCCATTGAAACCAGATGATATCAAACAATTAAGAACCAAATTCGGTTTCGATCCGAACACTTCATTCACTGTCCCACAAGAAGTTTATGACTTATATCAAAGAAAGGTTGTAACTCCAGGTCAACAAGCTGAAGATGATtggaataaattatttgcatCCTATGAAAAGAAATACCCAGATTACGCTGCCTGTCTATCAAGAAGATTGAGAGGTGAATTACCAGAGGGTTGGGAATCTAAATTGCCAACTTACACGCCAGCTGATTCTGCCATTGCTACAAGAAAAACTTCCGAAATCGCTTTAGACGCTATTCATTCTATTCCTGAAGTCCTTGGTGGTTCTGCCGATTTAACTCCTTCTAACTTAACTAGATGGAAGGAAGCTGTTGATTTCCAACCACCTTCTACTGGTTTGGGTGACTACTCTggtaaatatattagattCGGTGTTAGAGAACATGCTATGGGTGCTATCATAAACGGTATTTCTGCTTATGGTGCTAACTACAAGCCATATGCCGGTACTTTCTTAAACTTCGTCTCTTACGCTGCTGGTGCCCTTAGATTATCTGCTTTGTCAGGTCATCCGGTCATTTGGGTCGCAACTCACGATTCTATCGGTGTTGGTGAAGATGGTCCAACCCATCAACCTATTGAAACTTTAGCCCACTTTAGAGCTTTGCCAAACGTCCATGTTTGGAGACCAGCCGATGGTAATGAAACATCTGCCGCTTACAAGGTTGCTTTATCTTCTAAAACTTCACCATCCATCTTGGCTTTATCTAGACAAAACTTACCACAATTAGAAGGTTCTTCCATTGAAAAGGCTTCTAAGGGTGGTTACATCTTAAACGATGTATCAAACCCAGATATTATCTTCGTCGCTACTGGTTCTGAAGTTTCTTTGGCTGTTGAAACCTCTAAGCAATTAGCTGCTAAAAACATTAAGGCTCGTGTTGTCTCCATGCCAGATATGTTAACTTTCGACAGACAACCAGAAGATTATAGATTATCTGTCTTACCAGACAGTGTTCCAATTTTATCTGTTGAAGTATTGACTACCTTCGGTTGGGGTAAATATGCTCATCAATCTTTTGGTTTAGATAGATTCGGTGCCTCTGGTCCAGCTCCATCTGTTTTTAAGAAATTCGAATTTGTTCCAGAAGGTCTTGCTTCAAGAGCTGAAAAGACTATTGCCTTTTACAAGGGTAAGGAAGTCATCTCTCCATTAAGAAAGcctttttaaataattcatttcttaaatatttgtaaatcaataacgtctttttttaatttaataatgacaTGAAATGAAACgaaagaaaaattctaaatctaaatttaaatttttggaatGAAACTCCTTCAACAAACATACATCAATTATAACCCCCCTCTTCCTTAATATATCACAATTAATCTTATTTAAACTACCTAgctcaaataaataatattgttttatatatatatatatatatattaatactaGTTTTACTAATATTTCTGCATATACAAATGAAATagattatatttattaaaatattgaataagTAGATGTATATGTAGATAAATATGTAAAAAATGACTATAAATACAACAAAAGGGAGGGGGACAACACTATTGTAAttagttattatttctttattctTTTCTGATTTAGTATTACTCTAAATTctcaaattcttcttcacgatattgaaaattactATTACAACGTCTTGATAACCAACTCTTTTGGTAATCGAAATATCTCCATGATATTTCTTCAGATTGTGGTAATCCAGGTGGTAGTTTTTCCACTTCTCTATAATACCAACGACGATcaactttattaaattccCAATTCCTATTTTTAGCTAATTCTCTAGCTGATAAAAATTGATCATATGTTCcttgataatgataaaagataaaaaataaagtatcTAAATCAAACtttgtaaatattcttGCTAATGAAGTATTAGAATAAATATCTTCTTTAGGTTCagattctttatttttcttatcatCAGAAGAACCTTTATGTAAATTATTGTTACTATTGTTCTTAGTATTGTTTAATGATGGTGATCGTTGATTAGATGACAATTGGTCCTGTGATGATGATTGTGAGGGTGCTTGTTGTTGTCGATTTTCATTTTGGGTCggttgttgttgctgttgttgttgttgctgttgttgttgttgttgttgttgttgttgttgttgttgttgttgattttgttgttgtttggTAGGATCAGCAGAATATATGAATCTTATAGGTTCACTTGGAAAGAATATGGAGGTTGGATGATTTAATGACAATGGTTTTTGAAACAAAAATGGAGTATCAGCATCTAAAGAATCAGGACAATTCAATAATGATGACTCCAATTGTAAAGCCACTCTGGAAGATAATTCTGTTGAAGGTTGTAAAAGACTTTTTTTCGAATTTaaccaatattttaattctttttcaaataaggGGTTTTTAAATGCagaattttcttttatttcattttcaatttgatcattaatttcttttgttcTATCAGGTGGGAAATGAGCTTCCAAGTTCACTGGAATTGATGCGTTCTTTTTCTTAGAGGatgttttatttgaatttaatgtAGTTGGTATTTTTGCACTTGAATTTTGAATAGAATTGGAAGCATCgtctttttgttttttggTAACTAATAGATCAATTGattgttttttcttcaatagaCGTTCTTGTttctttaaagattttgaagtagataaattattagtcTGGGCTGTTGAAGCACTGgcattattactattgcTATTGCTAGTACcaatgttattattagcagtagcattattattagtagtgGAATTGGTAGAAGATAAAATAgaatcttttgaaatatctTGTTGTGAAGTATTAGCAGAAGAGGAAGGCAAGATTTCACAAGCCATATCATCATAGATAGTATCATATTCTATGAAATCTGgctcattattattttctacataatatttaatgtcATCACTAAATTCTACCACAGTTTCTGGGTccatttcattattttgtaataattttaaaatgttcTCTAAATTTACAATATGGAACTCATGTCTTTCAATTTGTTCAGTGTTTTCTTGAGTTTCGAAAGATTCTAATTGTTTTTGTAAATCTTCCAAGCAGCCTTGAATGAATAAACATTGgtctctttttttcaattctttagGGTCTTTGACTAAGTCTGGGTTCGTCAAAGCTTCGGTAGAGAATTGTTTTgttttcatcaatttctCAATTGTCTTGAACCGTTCCATcccattttcaattaatctTCTATTTTCCATCAAAATACTTTGCTTTTCCTTCACATCTTCCTTACTTAACCAAATCTTAATCTGTTCTCTTTgcttttgtaattttttaatctctCTCTTTAAGTCAGATTCCAATTTCTCTCTgtatgaagaattatttggatCAGTCGATTGGAACTTCTCATATATCTTTTCATATTCCTCCAATCCTTCTTTAACTTTTTCAATAGCTTATCAATATCTTGCTGTAATTTTCTTTGTGACATGATTGTGATTGAGATTTACACGTGTCTctgttttttcttatattttattatttgtattttatattttttttgtccttagttttattttatttttaaaaaaattagttttttctttttaaccGCTTTATTCAAACCATTCAACAGATAAAGTAATTGAACTGTCTACGTAACACTAACAGTATTTAGGAGTAGAAATACGTTATGTGTATATAGTTATATAGTTATCGAAATAAGTAACTTTGCCAAAAATAGATATATCTATCTGTCCGTCTATataaacatatatatatatatattcatgATAGGGTTCCTTTTTAGAATTAACGGAACTTTAAATTTCgtattcattttcaattcttaCTTCCAATTTCacgaaaataaaaaaagaaataatgaaaaaaatcgTGTAAAGTGACGTAGAAAGAGTACaaagataatatatatgaatGATTACgttaaagataaattaaattcaagataaatttgatcattatattttaagtGGAGTAGCCACAAGATATATTAAGGACAATATTTGCATATTTGACTAGTATGTCGATAATTGGCTAAgccatattattatctaattatgataatataataaataatataatatgaaATGATGAAgcataataataacgaaactataatatttttatattataatggtataatatcatatatatatatatataaatcaCATATACATTTCTTAGCTGACATTTAAGTCAGCTGATTGTCATAATTTCAAACGTTCCGTAATTCCAAAATCTTAAAATTCCGCTGGAAAGTGTTAATGCTATATATAACAAGTTATTGGCTGATAAAAAAACCCTGTGACTCATTGTAAAGGTTTAGTAACTTTATAGGTAAGATTCCCTGGGAAATAGGGTAATAAGAAGTTCATGAGGAATGTGAAAAAAGTGATGACTATGTATGTATAGAATAACAAAGTTTAGAAATATAACCTCTATTCATGTGTATATATAAGCATGTATATTTGTAAGATATCTATAGGTCAAACTGTATCAACATTATTAGAACTTAAATATAACACACATCTtagtgaaaaataaaaaaatattcatacGTAATGTCACAAAGCATTTGGGTCGATAGGTTAAGTAATCCAACGTTGTCTACGTTACCACAAGATTACAAGAATCCTCAAGAGGTACCCTTTATTTGCCAAGAAACTACTTCTATAGAGGTTCCACAATTGGATACTCTACCAGATTCTTTAAATGATCCCTATATTGTTGTTCTATGTGTTTGGTCATCACTGTTGTTTAGGTTAACTGgtgataatgatataattatttatatttccaattcaaaaatattaaggTTCGAAATTATTAGTACTTGGTCGTTCCAAGAAATGTATGATACAGTATGCACAGAACTGAATAAACTTCAAGCTCTACCATCCATTGAATCATTAGATACTTTATCTCTAGAAATACAAAAGCAAAATGGATCAGAGTTAATTCCAAAACTGTTTACTCAGATGGTCTTATTAGAAGGTGATACAAGCTTGGatcaattcaaatataatcCGTTagatatatctttattattgcATTTATCTTCCACTGAATCTGCAAATTCCATATTAACCATTAATTACAATTCAAGGATTTATTCCAAGGAAAGAATTctgaatttatttgatcAGCTATTACAATTTATTTCTGCTGTGATTATCGATCCAAAGAGAATCATAGCAAAAATCAATCTAATTACTCCTGATTCCCTAACTAACCTACCAAACCCCAAAGCTGCATTGGGTTGGTGTGATTTTGTGGGTTGTATACATGATATTTTCCAAGATAATGCTGAAAGATTCCCGGAAAGAACTTGTGTGGTAGAAACCCCATCTTTTGATTCTAATTTACCTTTAAGAAAATTTACTTATGGTGATATTAATCgttcttctaatttagtggctcattatttaatctCAAAGGGTATTGAAGTTGGGGATGTTGTAATGATATATTCTTCTCGTGGTGTGGATCTAATGATTTGTGTGATGGGTGTATTGAAAGCAGGTGCTACATTTTCCGTTATAGATCCTTCTTACCCACCTGAAAGGCAAACTGTTTATCTAAGTGTGGCTAAACCTCGTGGTTTGATTGTTATCAGAAAAGCTGGTCAATTAGATCCATTAGTTAAAGATTATATTGCTAAAGAATTAGATATTAAAGCATTTATTCCCTCTATTGAAATCCAAGATAACGCCACACTACAAGGTGCATTGACAAACGATCCTTTAGAAAAAGTTAGATCTTTAGAAAATGTGCGTACAGATATCATTCTGGGTCCAGATTCGAATCCAACATTATCGTTCACTTCCGGTTCCGAAGGTTTACCAAAAGGTGTGCTAGGTAGACATTTCTCATTGgcttattattttaattggaTGTCCAAGACTTTTAAACTTTCTTCCTCTGATAGATTTACCATGTTAAGTGGTATTGCTCATGATCCAATTCAAAGAGATATGTTTACACCATTGTATTTAGGTGCTCAATTATATGTCCCAACTCAAACAGATATTGGAACCCCAGGTAAATTAGCTGAATGGATATCTAAATATCAATGCACTGTTACACATTTAACCCCAGCAATGGGTCAATTATTAGCAGCTCAAGCCACAGCACAAATTTCAGCCTTACATCATGCATTTTTCGTGGGTGATATCTTGACTAAAAGAGATTGTACACGTTTACAGTCCTTAGCCCCAAACTGTAATATTGTTAATATGTATGGTACTACTGAAACTCAAAGAGCTGTATCATATTATGAAgttatttctaaaaatcaAGACCCAACTTTCTTAGAGTCATTAAAAGATACAATCCCAGCAGGTAAAGGTATGTATAACGTACAATTGTTGGTTGTGAATAGATATGATAGAACTCAAATATGTGGTGTGGGTGAAGTTGGTGAAATTTATATGCGTGCAGGTGGTTTAGCGGAAGGGTACCGTGGTTTACCAGATCTAAACAAGGAAAAATTCGTTAATAATTGGTTCGTAGATGAGAATCACTGGAATTATTTAGATGATAAGAAAGATAAACCTTGGAATAAATACTGGCTGGGTCCAAGAGATAGATTATACAGAACAGGGGATTTAGGTCGTTATTTACCTGATGGTAATTGTGAATGTTGTGGTAGGGCAGATGATCAAGTTAAAATTCGTGGGTTTAGAATTGAATTAGGTGAAATCGATACTCATATCTCTCAATATCCTTTAGTAAgagaaaatattactttGGTTCgtaaaaatcaaaatggTGAGCCTACTTTAATTACATTTATGGTTCCCAGATTCGATATGGAAGATCAATTACATAAATATTATGAGcctttatcaaataatgtCTCTACAGATCCAATTGTTAAAGGTCTTCTTGAATATGGTCAACTTACAAAACAGATTAAAGATTTcttaaagaaaagattaGCCAGTTATTCAATTCCCACTCTGATTGTTGTAATGAATAAGCTTCCTTTAAATCCTAATGGGAAAGTAGATAAACCAAAATTGCAATATCCAACAGAAAAGCAATTGCAATTAGTTCaacaaaatacaaatattgaaaatgaaactGTTAATTTTACTCCAACTGAAAAGAGAGTACTGGAATTATGGCTGAAAGTTTTACCTTCTCCTCCTGCTTCAGTCACTGTCGAGGATTCTTTCTTTGATCTGGGTGGTCATTCGCTTTTAGCTACTAAAATGATTTTTATGTTGAAAAAACagtataatataaatattccattaaacacaatttataaatttccaacaattaaagaattcgcaaataaaattgacaATAGGGAAGTTTCTGAAACTGAAACTGATACGTCTTCAATTAcctcttcaaataattattttgcGGATGCTAAAAAACTAGTAAAGAGTTTGCCAGAATTATATCCTTCAAACTCtgcaaataatatatcCAATAAGAAAgctattaatttttttgtcacTGGTGTAACCGGATTTTTAGGTTCTTATAtcttatcaaatattttaaaccGTGAAGGAGATGTCAACTATAAAGTATTTGCTCATGTTCGTTCTAGCTCCAAAGAAGAAGGCTTGCAACGTATAAGAAAAGCTGGTATTATATATGGTACTTGGAATGAATCATTTGTGGAAAATATCGAAGTTGTGCTAGGTGACTTATCCGTCAAGCAATTTGGATTATCAGATGCAGATTGGAATTCATTAGCAAGTTTAATTGATGTAATTATCCATAACGGTGCTTTAGTTCATTGGGTTTATCCATACTCTAAGTTAAGAGCTTCAAATGTAATTGCAACAATTAATGTGATGAGTTTAGCTACAATTGGTAAACCAaagaattttgattttgtttCATCAACTTCTGTTTTAGATACTACGTTTTATTTTGACTTATCGGAAAAGTTAATTAAAGATGGTAAAGATGGTATTTTAGAGACTGATGATTTAATGGGTTCATCGAATGGGCTGTCAGGTGGTTACGGTCAATCAAAATGGGTAGCTGAATATTTAGTGAGAGAGGCTGGTAAGAGAGGTTTAAGAGGTTGTATTGTTAGGCCAGGTTACGTTACAGGTGCTTCCAAAAATGGTTCATGTAATACTGATGACTTTTTATTGAGATTTATGAAAGGTTGTTTGCAACTAGGATATGTTCCAGATATTGATAACAGTGTCAACATGGTTCCTGTGGATCATGTTGCACAAGTAGTGGTAGCTACATCTTTGTATAGTCCAAGTTCTACTGAATTGCCGGTTGCTCATGTTACAGCACATCCTAGAATTAGCCTCAGGGATTATGTCTCCGTCTTAAATGATTATGGTTATTTTGTAAAGCAAACAAGTTATGCTGATTGGAGGGATAGACTAGAAAATGCAACCATCAATGAAGGTCAAGAAAATGCATTATATCCTTTATTACATATGgtattgaataatttagaagaaaatacGAAAGCTCCAGAATTAGATGACCGAAACGCACAATTTTCTTTAGACAAGGATAATGCAAATGTTACAAAATCAATCAGTATGGGTGCCACACCTCGACAAATtgctatatatatatcttttttgaTTCAAGTGGGATTTTTAAGCAATGTAGCAATTAACTCTACTAAGAAACTGCCTGTTTTAGAACTAACTAAGTCACAAATTGAACTAGTATCCTCCGGTGCTGGGTCTCGTACTAGTTCagcaaaataaattcaacGTCAAATTCTTCTCGAGTTGTtcaattgtttttctttatagGTATATGTAGAATTGTGTATATTAATACTTGTAAAATACTTAggatatttcaatttatatCAGTGTTCTTCAAGGTCTGTTTTATCGATGGAAGTTACTAACTAGGCAAAACTCCAGCTTATGAGGTTGAAATTAAGaataattaaagaaaaaattctaGAACTCTTTTTAGCTCAAATAGGAAACCGgaatttaacaaattagtattattgaaaCTTGTCCTtaagttatttttataacAGCTGAAGGCGGTCATATTACGGATGACTGAaacaaatgataaatttacgaaaaaaaagtaaaataacatttttaataatcatTAAAAGAACGTGACGTAATATAAATGACATGATTCCAAATATGGTACATACTATCTTTAAggtaatagtaataacttctaaaaataaaaaaaaaaataaaaaaaaaaaactaaaaa
Proteins encoded in this window:
- the LYS2 gene encoding L-aminoadipate-semialdehyde dehydrogenase (similar to Saccharomyces cerevisiae LYS2 (YBR115C); ancestral locus Anc_3.369); this translates as MSQSIWVDRLSNPTLSTLPQDYKNPQEVPFICQETTSIEVPQLDTLPDSLNDPYIVVLCVWSSLLFRLTGDNDIIIYISNSKILRFEIISTWSFQEMYDTVCTELNKLQALPSIESLDTLSLEIQKQNGSELIPKLFTQMVLLEGDTSLDQFKYNPLDISLLLHLSSTESANSILTINYNSRIYSKERILNLFDQLLQFISAVIIDPKRIIAKINLITPDSLTNLPNPKAALGWCDFVGCIHDIFQDNAERFPERTCVVETPSFDSNLPLRKFTYGDINRSSNLVAHYLISKGIEVGDVVMIYSSRGVDLMICVMGVLKAGATFSVIDPSYPPERQTVYLSVAKPRGLIVIRKAGQLDPLVKDYIAKELDIKAFIPSIEIQDNATLQGALTNDPLEKVRSLENVRTDIILGPDSNPTLSFTSGSEGLPKGVLGRHFSLAYYFNWMSKTFKLSSSDRFTMLSGIAHDPIQRDMFTPLYLGAQLYVPTQTDIGTPGKLAEWISKYQCTVTHLTPAMGQLLAAQATAQISALHHAFFVGDILTKRDCTRLQSLAPNCNIVNMYGTTETQRAVSYYEVISKNQDPTFLESLKDTIPAGKGMYNVQLLVVNRYDRTQICGVGEVGEIYMRAGGLAEGYRGLPDLNKEKFVNNWFVDENHWNYLDDKKDKPWNKYWLGPRDRLYRTGDLGRYLPDGNCECCGRADDQVKIRGFRIELGEIDTHISQYPLVRENITLVRKNQNGEPTLITFMVPRFDMEDQLHKYYEPLSNNVSTDPIVKGLLEYGQLTKQIKDFLKKRLASYSIPTLIVVMNKLPLNPNGKVDKPKLQYPTEKQLQLVQQNTNIENETVNFTPTEKRVLELWLKVLPSPPASVTVEDSFFDLGGHSLLATKMIFMLKKQYNINIPLNTIYKFPTIKEFANKIDNREVSETETDTSSITSSNNYFADAKKLVKSLPELYPSNSANNISNKKAINFFVTGVTGFLGSYILSNILNREGDVNYKVFAHVRSSSKEEGLQRIRKAGIIYGTWNESFVENIEVVLGDLSVKQFGLSDADWNSLASLIDVIIHNGALVHWVYPYSKLRASNVIATINVMSLATIGKPKNFDFVSSTSVLDTTFYFDLSEKLIKDGKDGILETDDLMGSSNGLSGGYGQSKWVAEYLVREAGKRGLRGCIVRPGYVTGASKNGSCNTDDFLLRFMKGCLQLGYVPDIDNSVNMVPVDHVAQVVVATSLYSPSSTELPVAHVTAHPRISLRDYVSVLNDYGYFVKQTSYADWRDRLENATINEGQENALYPLLHMVLNNLEENTKAPELDDRNAQFSLDKDNANVTKSISMGATPRQIAIYISFLIQVGFLSNVAINSTKKLPVLELTKSQIELVSSGAGSRTSSAK